Genomic segment of Thermoanaerobaculia bacterium:
CAGAGCGGCAGCTCCCAGGACTTTTCCCACATAGATGTCGTCTCCCAACATGATCAGGCATACGATGATGCTGCTGCCCCAGATCCACTTTCCGTACCCCACGAGGGATCTCGCAATCTCCATATTGATTCGGAATCCTGGTACCTTTCCGCCAATCAGAAAGGGAGTGAAAGTTCTTGTGGCATGTCCGGACAGGTACCCGAGGAC
This window contains:
- a CDS encoding oligosaccharide flippase family protein gives rise to the protein MFPGTIIEFIVAVTIALMTRSLWALVLGYLSGHATRTFTPFLIGGKVPGFRINMEIARSLVGYGKWIWGSSIIVCLIMLGDDIYVGKVLGAAALGIYQVAYYLSNTPQRKSPISFPR